The following proteins are co-located in the Halococcus salsus genome:
- the endA gene encoding tRNA-intron lyase, with protein MDATLDGDVVRAGGDARQRFYDSRGYGRPTGSGVALAPVEAAHLLYRDDLDTVDGMGLREFLTTDDRLVVRFLVYKDFRERGFYLSPARDGWVENPSSAADLVVYPQGKGPWDDEVRYRIRVAGERESVPATDLGDVVLAVVDEESEITYLETSRPTIEGSTDYDPSRASGEILADRVVLWDPPEDLYERGFFGQRLAGRGAEGGPLQLSLVEAAYLAREGVLDLDVEPAAVVERGREVEGERFDRRLAVYAALRSKGLVPKTGFKFGADFRTYSTVETVENLGHSENLVRVLPAGYAFGPRELSLDARLAGGVHKRTVFALTGSNDTIDWLAVERIRP; from the coding sequence CGCGCTCGCGCCGGTCGAGGCCGCCCACCTCCTCTACCGCGACGACCTCGATACGGTCGATGGCATGGGACTCCGGGAATTTCTCACCACGGACGACCGGCTCGTGGTCAGGTTTCTGGTCTACAAGGACTTCCGCGAGCGCGGGTTCTACCTCTCGCCCGCGCGCGACGGCTGGGTCGAGAACCCCAGTTCGGCCGCGGACCTCGTGGTCTACCCGCAGGGAAAGGGGCCGTGGGACGACGAGGTTCGCTATCGGATCCGGGTGGCGGGCGAGCGCGAATCGGTTCCGGCGACCGACCTCGGTGACGTCGTTCTCGCGGTCGTCGACGAGGAGAGCGAGATTACCTACCTCGAAACGAGTCGTCCGACCATCGAGGGGAGCACCGACTACGATCCCTCGCGTGCGTCGGGCGAGATCCTCGCCGACCGGGTCGTGCTCTGGGACCCGCCGGAGGACCTCTACGAGCGCGGCTTCTTTGGCCAGCGCCTCGCGGGTCGCGGGGCCGAGGGCGGGCCGCTCCAGCTCTCGCTGGTCGAAGCCGCCTATCTCGCCCGCGAGGGAGTCCTCGATCTCGACGTCGAGCCCGCCGCGGTCGTCGAGCGCGGGCGCGAGGTCGAGGGCGAACGGTTCGACCGTCGGCTCGCGGTCTACGCGGCGCTTCGTTCGAAGGGGTTGGTTCCCAAGACAGGCTTCAAGTTCGGGGCGGACTTCCGAACCTACTCGACGGTCGAAACGGTCGAGAACCTCGGGCACTCCGAGAACCTGGTTCGGGTGCTTCCGGCGGGCTACGCGTTCGGGCCGCGCGAACTCTCGCTCGACGCCCGGCTCGCGGGTGGGGTCCACAAGCGAACGGTTTTTGCGCTGACGGGCTCGAACGATACTATCGACTGGCTCGCCGTCGAGCGAATCCGCCCATGA